The Tripterygium wilfordii isolate XIE 37 chromosome 5, ASM1340144v1, whole genome shotgun sequence genome window below encodes:
- the LOC119998616 gene encoding S-protein homolog 20-like, with the protein MVSFTITGRKMGSNLLFLVSMMLVMTMSDALKRTKVTVNITNDLGPGIDLGLHCKSSDDDLGPHVLKYHGYGYSFHFHPNFFGTTQFFCKFSWSDQCYWFDIYINERDRYECGEISNYHVCNWTIRLDGPCRTVDSPTEKCFPWNLNPC; encoded by the coding sequence ATGGTCTCATTCACCATTACAGGCAGAAAAATGGGTTCTAATTTGTTGTTTCTTGTAAGTATGATGTTGGTCATGACTATGTCTGATGCACTCAAAAGGACAAAGGTAACTGTTAATATTACCAATGATTTAGGTCCTGGAATCGACCTTGGTCTACACTGCAAGTCCAGTGATGATGACCTCGGACCACACGTACTCAAATATCATGGTTATGGCTATAGCTTTCATTTTCATCCGAATTTTTTTGGTACAACACAATTTTTTTGCAAATTTAGTTGGTCGGATCAATGTTATTGGTTCGATATTTACATCAACGAGAGGGATAGGTATGAATGTGGTGAGATTTCTAACTATCATGTTTGTAATTGGACTATCAGACTAGATGGTCCATGCCGTACTGTTGACTCGCCAACCGAAAAGTGTTTTCCTTGGAATCTTAATCCATGTTAG
- the LOC119998615 gene encoding uncharacterized protein LOC119998615: protein MCIFGVELLTPCKNNVNQYQNSLFCLLHHEKAWDAVEDGRTHIHLYEVTDTWVINLVDNGEYFDFDFDTEFVEPEVNHDTTLVFTTDLIFDSKEMVIELTRRTRHSNGVMDYFGCERSGTYKWKKDNGKGKRVVKRRKSSSKKCNSRFRLQAQMVDTTTKKWALHVQNDHNNHELMKLAEGHNFVGRLTEEEKVIVERLGKTEVRTREIFHQIKLNDTINASAMRTICNVRSTSKIKEMAGRTHMQQLFKLLIELGYVTKYRSKPTTNVVQDLLWAYSPSIQVVKAFLYVYMLHCTYKTNKYRLSLLEIVGVTSTNKT, encoded by the exons ATGTGTATTTTTGGGGTTGAGCTCCTAACACCCTGTAAAAATAACGTAAATCAATACCAAAACTCTCTGTTTTGCCTCCTTCACCATGAGAAGGCTTGGGACGCCGTGGAGGATGGAAGGACTCACATTCACCTATACGAAGTCACGGATACTTGGGTGATCAACCTTGTTGACAATGGTGAGTATTTTGACTTTGATTTC GATACTGAATTTGTCGAACCAGAGGTAAACCACGACACTACCCTAGTATTCACTAcagatttgatatttgatagcAAAGAAATGGTGATTGAATTGACAAGGAGGACTAGGCATTCTAATGGAGTGATG GATTATTTTGGATGTGAGAGGAGCGGTACATACAAATGGAAAAAAGACAATGGAAAGGGCAAGCGGGTTGTCAAGAGAAGGAAGTCTTCATCAAAGAAATGTAATAGTCGATTTAGGTTGCAAGCGCAAATGGTTGACACGACAACAAAGAAATGGGCATTGCATGTCCAGAATGACCATAACAACCATGAATTAATGAAGTTAGCTGAAGGGCACAACTTTGTTGGGAGGTTGACTGAAGAAGAGAAGGTTATTGTTGAAAGACTTGGGAAGACTGAAGTCAGGACCAGAGAAATCTTTCATCAAATCAAATTGAATGACACTATAAATGCTTCAGCCATGAGGACAATTTGCAATGTCAGAAGTACTTCGAAGATCAAGGAGATGGCTGGTAGGACACATATGCAGCAACTGTTTAAACTGTTAATAGAACTTGGATATGTCACGAAGTATCGTAGCAAGCCTACGACGAATGTTGTGCAGGATTTATTATGGGCATACTCTCCTTCTATTCAAGTGGTCAAGGCTTTTCTATATGTTTATATGCTTCATTGTACTTATAAGACTAACAAGTATCGACTGTCTTTGCTTGAGATTGTTGGAGTGACCTCTACAAATAAGACATAG
- the LOC119998712 gene encoding polygalacturonase inhibitor-like, with the protein MDSITQILLPLLLLCSSFVSPTLSAELCNPQDKKTLLQIKQSFGNPYILASWKADTDCCKDWYQVDCDSVSHRITSLTIFAGELSGTIPPEVGDLPFLKMLVFHKLTNFTGPIQPAIAKLTNLNFLRLSWLNLTGSVPSFLGQLKNLTFLDLAFNKLSGSIPSELAMLPNLDALHLDRNMLTGSIPASFGAFHGKVPDLYLSHNQLSGKIPASLKNADFNTIDLSRNKLEGDASMLFGANKTTLMIDVSRNLLEFDLSKAVFPTTLTNLDLNHNKIYGSLPMELTQLNLQLLNVSYNSLCGQIPQGGKLQSFDNTSYFHNRCLCGAPLENCK; encoded by the coding sequence ATGGACTCCATTACCCAGATTTTACTTCCCCTGCTACTCTTATGCAGCAGCTTCGTCTCTCCTACACTTTCAGCTGAATTATGCAACCCTCAGGACAAGAAAACACTCCTCCAAATCAAGCAATCCTTCGGCAACCCGTACATTCTTGCTTCTTGGAAAGCTGACACTGATTGCTGCAAGGACTGGTACCAGGTTGACTGCGACTCTGTTTCTCATCGCATCACTTCCCTCACCATCTTCGCTGGAGAACTCTCCGGCACAATTCCCCCCGAAGTGGGTGACCTCCCTTTTCTCAAAATGCTTGTGTTCCACAAGTTAACCAACTTCACCGGTCCAATACAACCAGCCATTGCCAAGCTAACGAATCTAAACTTTCTTCGTCTTAGCTGGTTGAACCTCACTGGTTCAGTACCTAGCTTTCTGGGTCAGCTAAAGAATCTCACTTTTTTGGATCTTGCTTTCAATAAACTTTCTGGGTCGATCCCGAGCGAGCTTGCTATGTTGCCTAATCTTGATGCTCTGCATTTGGACCGAAACATGCTTACTGGTTCAATCCCAGCTtcattcggtgcatttcatgGCAAAGTACCAGATCTTTATTTGTCACATAACCAACTTTCGGGCAAAATACCTGCTTCTTTGAAGAATGCTGATTTTAATACCATTGATTTGTCGCGGAACAAGCTTGAAGGAGATGCTTCCATGTTGTTCGGAGCAAACAAGACAACACTGATGATTGATGTTTCAAGGAATTTGTTGGAGTTTGATTTGTCCAAGGCAGTGTTCCCAACGACCTTAACAAATTTGGATCTGAATCACAACAAGATCTATGGCAGCCTTCCAATGGAGTTGACTCAATTGAATTTGCAGCTCTTGAATGTTAGTTACAATAGTTTGTGTGGGCAGATTCCTCAGGGTGGCAAGTTGCAGAGCTTTGATAACACCTCTTACTTCCATAACCGCTGCTTGTGCGGCGCTCCGCTCGAAAACTGCAAGTAA